A single window of Sphingobacterium sp. ML3W DNA harbors:
- a CDS encoding DUF3732 domain-containing protein, producing MSINDKENILLSEMGSGSNWLAIHLSAFLGFLYLHSITETSKIPSILILDQPSQVYFPKIYRQLDDSTENDKQITDDNIVQVKNIFKVISDEINTIEKKCNYKPQVIVLEHADEEEFSQFIRYRWSKEGKKLI from the coding sequence GTGAGTATAAATGACAAAGAAAATATTTTATTATCTGAAATGGGAAGTGGCTCCAACTGGCTAGCAATACATTTGTCTGCTTTTTTAGGCTTTTTATATTTACACAGTATAACGGAAACCTCTAAAATACCGTCCATACTAATTCTAGATCAGCCTAGTCAAGTGTATTTTCCCAAAATTTATCGCCAATTGGATGATTCAACAGAAAACGACAAACAAATTACAGACGATAATATTGTGCAAGTAAAAAATATTTTTAAAGTCATTTCTGATGAGATTAACACTATAGAAAAGAAGTGTAACTATAAGCCTCAAGTCATTGTTTTAGAACACGCAGATGAAGAAGAATTTTCTCAGTTTATTAGATATCGATGGAGTAAAGAGGGGAAAAAATTAATTTAA
- a CDS encoding DNA/RNA helicase domain-containing protein, protein MVKPFQIIPYPFDSQLELTLLQQQRDFLSWPIVYFLQDKKEAYVGETTDMVTRMKAHLKTARKQQLHSVSVIRSELFNKSATLDIESNLIRYIAADGQFDLQNGNLGISNHKFYQQKEVYWELFRDIWTELRKMGIARHSLEHIDNSDLFKYSPYKSLSREQTNGLKTILRCLLDDRARVSLIHGGAGTGKSILAIFLFKLLKTDLQDFNKADFDESDEELFQLVEDVRQKYGDLEMALVIPMQSFRKTISKVFKNIKGLSPKMVIGPAEVAKKKYDLLIVDEGHRLRQWKNLAAYYGTFRKVSQQLGLDELTCSELDWVQLQSDKSIIFYDEFQSVKPSDADKQCFLDLQALESTRIERLRSQFRVKGGAHYMEFVHQLFSDNTTLLPQPFDSVHYDFQLFDDLDAMVKQIKRKNDSEGLCRMVAGFAWKWVSKKDKSLHDIVIGDTELRWNSAEVDWVNSANAIHEVGCIHTTQGYDLNYTGLIIGPELDYDFQNQCFVVYKDRYHDRNGKNSISDPAVLKNYILNIYRTILFRGIQGSYIYACNDNLRAYLAQYIKAHQVLGQEPNIEMLITDGPSAQSIPYYDLSVAAGSFSDVQQHGKTRYVEVAGAYDPERYFACTVVGESMNKIIPNGSICIFERYQGGSRNGLICLVESSNFNDRDFGANYTIKEYSSKKTISEEGWGHQEITLLPKSTDASYQPIVLRDEELLDLKVIGVFKKVL, encoded by the coding sequence ATGGTCAAACCTTTCCAGATAATTCCATACCCATTCGATTCGCAGTTGGAGCTTACCTTACTGCAACAACAGCGCGATTTCCTGTCGTGGCCTATTGTATACTTTCTTCAGGATAAAAAGGAGGCTTATGTAGGTGAAACCACCGATATGGTCACCCGTATGAAAGCACACCTTAAGACTGCCAGAAAACAGCAGTTACATTCCGTATCCGTTATCCGGAGCGAGCTGTTCAATAAGTCTGCAACCTTAGATATTGAGTCCAATTTGATACGCTATATCGCCGCTGATGGGCAGTTTGATCTGCAAAATGGTAACCTTGGAATATCCAACCATAAGTTCTATCAGCAGAAAGAAGTGTACTGGGAACTATTTCGTGATATTTGGACCGAGTTAAGGAAAATGGGTATTGCTCGGCATTCGCTAGAGCATATTGATAACTCAGACCTTTTCAAGTATTCTCCCTACAAGAGCTTATCTCGAGAACAGACCAATGGATTGAAGACCATCCTCCGTTGTTTGCTCGATGATCGTGCTCGAGTAAGTTTGATACATGGGGGAGCAGGGACTGGTAAATCTATCTTGGCCATATTTCTTTTCAAATTATTGAAAACCGATTTACAGGACTTCAATAAAGCTGATTTTGATGAATCCGATGAGGAACTATTTCAACTGGTGGAAGATGTACGTCAAAAATATGGAGATTTAGAAATGGCTCTCGTCATCCCTATGCAATCCTTTCGTAAGACCATCAGTAAGGTCTTCAAAAACATTAAGGGATTGTCCCCAAAGATGGTCATCGGACCAGCCGAAGTAGCCAAGAAGAAGTATGATTTATTGATTGTAGATGAAGGACATCGCTTACGCCAGTGGAAAAATCTAGCCGCCTACTATGGTACATTTCGTAAAGTTTCTCAGCAATTGGGATTAGACGAACTCACCTGTTCGGAGCTGGATTGGGTACAGTTGCAGTCCGATAAATCCATTATCTTCTACGACGAGTTTCAATCCGTCAAACCGTCCGATGCCGACAAGCAATGTTTTCTTGATTTGCAGGCATTAGAAAGTACCCGTATTGAACGCTTACGCTCACAGTTTAGAGTAAAAGGAGGCGCACATTATATGGAGTTCGTACATCAACTTTTCTCCGATAATACGACGCTATTGCCCCAACCATTTGATAGCGTACATTACGATTTTCAGCTCTTCGATGATCTAGATGCAATGGTCAAGCAGATCAAGCGTAAGAACGATTCAGAAGGGCTATGCCGCATGGTAGCAGGTTTTGCATGGAAATGGGTCTCCAAGAAAGATAAGTCACTTCACGACATTGTTATTGGCGATACTGAGCTTCGCTGGAATAGTGCTGAAGTTGATTGGGTTAATTCTGCTAATGCTATCCATGAAGTCGGCTGTATACACACCACACAAGGCTACGACCTTAACTATACCGGCTTGATTATCGGGCCCGAATTGGATTATGATTTCCAAAACCAGTGCTTTGTCGTGTACAAAGATAGATACCATGACAGGAACGGTAAAAACTCCATCTCTGATCCAGCCGTACTTAAAAACTACATTCTCAATATCTACCGCACCATTCTATTTCGCGGTATTCAGGGTAGCTATATATACGCATGCAATGATAATCTACGCGCCTACCTTGCCCAATATATCAAAGCTCATCAAGTACTCGGCCAGGAGCCCAATATTGAAATGCTGATTACAGATGGACCATCCGCACAAAGCATACCTTACTATGATCTAAGCGTCGCAGCAGGAAGTTTCTCGGACGTACAACAACATGGAAAAACCCGATATGTTGAGGTAGCAGGTGCCTATGATCCAGAACGATACTTTGCCTGCACCGTAGTAGGAGAGTCTATGAATAAGATCATACCCAACGGTTCTATTTGTATATTCGAGCGTTATCAAGGAGGCTCCCGCAATGGTCTGATCTGCTTAGTCGAATCGAGCAATTTTAATGACCGGGATTTTGGTGCCAACTATACAATTAAAGAATATAGTAGTAAGAAAACTATCAGTGAAGAGGGGTGGGGTCATCAAGAAATCACACTTTTACCTAAATCTACCGATGCATCTTATCAACCTATTGTACTCCGAGATGAAGAGCTTTTAGACTTGAAAGTGATTGGGGTATTTAAGAAGGTGTTGTAA
- a CDS encoding DUF2071 domain-containing protein, which translates to MKIPTIHGIIERRILVNYVADPKFVEKILPKPFRPKLYKGKAIVGICLIRLKNIKPKGLPNFIGVNSENGAHRIAVEWDENGETKEGVYIPRRDTSLKLNAIVGGKIFPGKHYLAKFNVKEQNNHFHIDFVSSDNTTLILTQN; encoded by the coding sequence ATGAAAATCCCAACAATTCACGGAATAATAGAAAGAAGAATATTAGTAAACTATGTTGCTGACCCGAAGTTTGTCGAGAAAATTTTACCGAAACCATTTCGACCAAAGCTTTACAAAGGAAAAGCAATAGTAGGCATTTGCCTGATAAGACTTAAAAACATCAAACCAAAAGGACTTCCAAATTTCATCGGCGTAAATTCTGAAAACGGAGCACATAGAATTGCTGTTGAATGGGATGAAAATGGAGAGACTAAAGAAGGTGTTTATATTCCAAGACGTGATACATCATTAAAGTTAAATGCAATTGTCGGCGGAAAAATATTTCCAGGAAAGCATTATTTAGCAAAGTTTAATGTGAAAGAGCAAAACAACCATTTTCACATTGACTTTGTAAGTTCTGATAATACAACATTGATATTGACGCAAAACTAA
- a CDS encoding class I SAM-dependent methyltransferase — protein MNKESTPINEFIEKYDHNILSEAMQTMYDKSGFYNVGEWSANPERLKDACESLVIKHLDQVQRCLNPQKILDIGCGLGSGTGIIAKLYKDAQVVGINISEKQVSFAKKTNPDIDFQVMDATKMLFPAASFDLIISVEAAFHFNTRKDFLEQAYRMLRPGGQLIFSDMLFHNTEWVGSWSVPAENLVTDINIYKAACVDIGFEILQCSDIKASTLIGFCSYLRQIEKMDELAEGFENSVIAYLLTSLKKNHR, from the coding sequence ATGAATAAAGAATCAACTCCCATTAACGAGTTTATTGAAAAATATGATCATAATATTCTTTCAGAAGCGATGCAAACAATGTATGATAAATCGGGATTTTATAATGTGGGTGAATGGTCTGCTAATCCTGAAAGATTAAAAGATGCATGTGAGTCATTGGTAATAAAACATCTCGATCAGGTACAGCGTTGTTTAAATCCACAGAAAATACTGGATATAGGTTGTGGTCTTGGATCTGGGACCGGGATTATCGCAAAATTATATAAAGACGCACAGGTAGTTGGTATTAATATATCCGAAAAACAAGTGTCTTTTGCAAAAAAAACAAATCCGGATATAGATTTTCAAGTGATGGATGCTACAAAAATGCTTTTTCCTGCAGCATCTTTCGATCTCATTATTTCCGTCGAAGCTGCTTTTCATTTTAATACCAGAAAAGATTTTCTGGAACAGGCATATCGCATGCTTCGTCCTGGTGGTCAACTTATCTTTTCAGATATGTTGTTTCATAATACAGAATGGGTAGGTAGCTGGTCTGTACCAGCAGAAAACCTAGTGACAGATATCAATATTTATAAAGCAGCATGTGTCGACATCGGTTTTGAAATACTTCAATGTAGCGATATCAAGGCTTCGACTTTAATAGGTTTTTGCAGTTACCTTCGTCAAATCGAGAAAATGGACGAACTCGCTGAAGGATTTGAAAATTCAGTAATAGCCTACCTGTTGACAAGTTTGAAAAAAAACCACCGTTAA
- a CDS encoding DUF6973 domain-containing protein — protein MKVIKLFVPLSIFALSLNACKKESSDGILDKEATSESLKESFDRQSASKGNSLSFNDNFKSKILWNTAEFRGTDTAIVKVELLNDVKVYTNDSIPVDMSRNLIVKATKSADGNWQFVKVIYLPEQGKDLPNGFTGKIISEGFFNHDFLISKYYGGQVYFSRFNSNNTWMKDNLPVKLKAGTNDGFAGCEPEEETVVIGYVEGYINTVWHKPKYPNNDRCLDGGGSGDPYGPIVPVGGSGGSQGTPDDLNSLSITEMVEFANLELEYRSRMGTEELAIYEKMSTKNKFAYLTNAKQAEQTAKAKFSSSTLYNGKGDAFRHAYFHALNSITIGSELSKKLGDAHEIGAPSLEKEMDLYNNALGRSYLQNSHVGESPQEFISRSITGGDLKYLSPLGLNGVVIPNVTKLIPTNK, from the coding sequence ATGAAAGTTATTAAACTATTTGTTCCGTTATCCATATTTGCACTATCACTAAATGCATGTAAAAAAGAAAGTTCTGATGGTATATTAGATAAAGAAGCCACTTCAGAATCGCTCAAGGAATCTTTTGATCGTCAATCTGCATCCAAAGGAAACTCATTAAGTTTTAATGACAACTTTAAATCAAAAATCTTGTGGAATACTGCTGAATTTCGCGGTACTGATACTGCTATCGTTAAAGTGGAATTATTGAATGATGTCAAGGTATATACCAATGATTCCATTCCAGTAGATATGTCGAGGAATTTAATTGTTAAAGCCACAAAAAGTGCCGATGGAAATTGGCAATTTGTAAAAGTAATTTATCTACCTGAACAGGGAAAGGACCTGCCAAATGGATTTACTGGAAAAATTATTTCAGAAGGTTTTTTCAATCATGATTTTTTGATAAGTAAATATTACGGAGGACAGGTCTATTTCTCGCGATTTAATTCCAATAATACATGGATGAAAGATAATCTGCCGGTAAAACTTAAAGCTGGTACAAATGATGGCTTTGCAGGATGTGAACCAGAAGAGGAAACTGTGGTAATAGGGTATGTAGAAGGATACATAAATACAGTTTGGCATAAACCAAAATATCCGAATAATGATCGATGTTTGGATGGCGGCGGAAGTGGAGATCCTTACGGACCTATAGTTCCGGTTGGCGGTAGTGGAGGGTCTCAAGGAACCCCAGATGACCTCAATTCTCTTTCAATTACAGAAATGGTTGAATTTGCTAATTTGGAGTTGGAGTATAGAAGTAGAATGGGAACTGAAGAGCTTGCAATCTATGAAAAAATGTCTACCAAAAATAAATTTGCTTATCTTACAAACGCAAAACAAGCTGAACAGACAGCAAAAGCGAAATTTTCGTCATCTACCCTTTATAATGGGAAAGGAGATGCGTTTCGTCATGCATATTTTCATGCTCTTAACTCTATTACAATTGGCTCAGAGTTAAGTAAGAAACTAGGAGATGCACATGAGATTGGAGCTCCATCTTTGGAAAAGGAAATGGATCTTTACAACAATGCTCTTGGAAGAAGTTATTTACAAAATTCACATGTCGGAGAGTCTCCACAGGAATTTATTTCTAGGTCAATTACAGGTGGAGATTTAAAATATTTATCTCCTTTAGGATTAAATGGTGTTGTGATACCGAATGTGACTAAACTTATTCCTACGAATAAATAA
- a CDS encoding TIGR02466 family protein, producing MPVEFFFPKTFYYKDELITEEANERLVEAVHLLRQEFTLSTRSNLYTTYGTIPNILTQSPFKDLHKMLIDEINFYLNILETRPNVQYRITDSWISISSPSNYERMHTHDGAYISGVYYLKTAPECGDIIFETLSDNLWASARTKPENFNSVSYTSKDRRLILFNSMVPHSVGQNLSAHERIALSFNVAIL from the coding sequence ATGCCTGTAGAATTTTTTTTTCCAAAAACATTTTATTATAAAGATGAACTAATAACTGAAGAAGCAAATGAACGGCTGGTAGAAGCCGTTCATTTGTTAAGGCAGGAATTTACATTATCTACGCGATCTAATTTATATACCACGTATGGGACCATTCCCAATATACTTACACAAAGTCCATTTAAGGACTTGCACAAGATGCTAATTGACGAAATTAATTTCTATTTGAATATCCTTGAAACACGGCCCAACGTTCAATATCGTATTACAGATTCATGGATCAGCATTTCATCACCAAGTAATTATGAGCGTATGCACACGCATGACGGGGCATACATAAGTGGTGTTTATTATCTAAAAACTGCTCCTGAGTGCGGCGATATCATTTTTGAAACACTATCTGACAACTTATGGGCATCTGCTCGCACCAAACCTGAAAATTTCAATTCAGTAAGCTATACTTCTAAAGACCGTCGCCTGATTCTATTCAATAGTATGGTGCCGCATTCCGTTGGACAAAATCTATCCGCACATGAACGTATTGCTTTAAGTTTTAATGTCGCTATTTTATAA
- a CDS encoding cytochrome P450, with the protein MTKNIQPPTYSSENPYPWYKWIQETCPIFKKTDGTWMITRYDDVMMLLNDVRCSHWGHDSDFFFNMHPVEKSIAQTLHALAPGNTPAFRKQIMHQLAARTLRIDEGEIRKQADMILERLSSSSSIEFMNDYAHPFTFGTISRLIGIQEDEIEELSKIISDMKGGYLSFIDETLRDHTENDQGRLFIAAIKRLIILKQKKPGDDLCSALLAVCSGDELHEPFIISLIILLFYAGHQNMMNFMGNALVSLNNKMKEQSMLRESLSFATDSVDELIRYDSPLQSVLLITKEAITIRDHLIPARSILELSIGAANRDPLKFDHADQLILERRPSHLGFGVGAFRCIGARLAQLEGGIGLHRFFAHIHSFSLTPENISWSHFGVQRGPSSILLDINWNHE; encoded by the coding sequence ATGACCAAAAATATACAACCACCAACTTATTCTTCTGAAAACCCTTATCCCTGGTATAAATGGATACAGGAAACATGCCCTATATTTAAAAAAACAGATGGTACATGGATGATTACACGATACGACGATGTAATGATGTTATTAAACGATGTGCGTTGTTCTCATTGGGGACATGATAGCGATTTTTTTTTCAATATGCACCCTGTTGAAAAGTCTATTGCCCAGACTCTGCATGCATTAGCTCCGGGTAATACGCCTGCTTTTCGTAAACAGATTATGCATCAGCTTGCAGCCAGAACATTGCGCATTGATGAAGGAGAGATTCGAAAACAGGCCGATATGATTCTTGAAAGACTAAGTTCTTCTTCATCTATTGAATTTATGAATGATTATGCTCACCCATTTACCTTCGGAACTATCAGTCGATTAATTGGTATACAAGAAGACGAAATTGAAGAGCTATCAAAAATCATATCTGATATGAAGGGAGGATATCTGAGCTTCATTGATGAAACGCTAAGAGATCATACAGAAAACGATCAGGGCAGATTATTCATTGCTGCCATAAAACGACTTATCATACTGAAGCAAAAAAAACCTGGAGATGATTTATGTAGCGCGCTACTTGCTGTTTGTTCGGGTGACGAATTACATGAACCCTTTATTATCTCATTGATCATTTTACTTTTTTATGCAGGACATCAAAATATGATGAATTTTATGGGAAATGCGCTAGTGTCATTAAATAACAAAATGAAAGAGCAATCCATGTTGCGGGAAAGTCTATCCTTTGCGACCGACAGTGTAGACGAGCTGATCCGGTATGACTCGCCGCTTCAATCTGTTCTATTAATTACCAAAGAAGCAATCACTATTCGAGACCATCTCATTCCAGCTAGAAGTATACTCGAGTTGAGCATTGGTGCAGCCAATAGAGATCCTTTAAAATTTGATCATGCAGACCAACTGATATTAGAACGAAGACCATCACACCTGGGTTTTGGTGTCGGAGCATTTAGGTGTATTGGAGCAAGATTAGCCCAATTAGAAGGTGGCATTGGTTTGCATCGTTTTTTTGCACACATACATTCTTTTTCTCTTACTCCTGAAAACATAAGCTGGAGTCATTTCGGCGTGCAACGTGGCCCCTCTTCTATTTTACTAGACATAAATTGGAATCATGAATAA
- a CDS encoding nucleotide pyrophosphohydrolase: protein MSDIQELITQIRAFRDARDWEQFHNSKDLALALSIEASELLELFLWKGNEDANPDKLKHELADVLMYALLLADKHGLDVKQIVEEKMKLNNEKYPVEKAKGTAKKYNEL, encoded by the coding sequence ATGTCCGATATTCAAGAGTTAATAACACAGATCAGAGCATTCCGAGACGCACGCGATTGGGAACAGTTTCACAATTCCAAAGATTTAGCTTTGGCATTGAGTATAGAAGCATCCGAGCTTCTTGAGCTTTTCCTTTGGAAAGGTAATGAAGACGCGAATCCCGATAAATTGAAGCATGAACTTGCAGACGTGTTGATGTACGCGCTATTATTGGCAGATAAACATGGTCTTGATGTTAAACAGATTGTTGAGGAGAAGATGAAACTCAATAACGAGAAATATCCGGTAGAGAAAGCAAAAGGTACGGCAAAGAAATACAACGAATTATAA